From the Maioricimonas rarisocia genome, one window contains:
- a CDS encoding tetratricopeptide repeat protein, with protein sequence MWPIAQAGDAAPPEALPPTYDAGAEMQYYASDLGWWGFWMYGWGSWVYWALLIWMLVYCIRNDPERYIWLWVILIFQPLGAIIYFFARWLPSTRMEPPSFLRQWTRGSEIRRLKIAASQIGNPHQYIELAEALQETGHTEEAGAAYRAALEKDGSNVQALWGAAGVDFKDENFAAAREKLEKVLAQDPSYKFGDVSLLYGKTLYRLGEREAARQQLEKHTKRWRHPEGVFLLATMCADAGEMKQARDHLNGLIMDIEASPRAIARKQMFWKARAKKLLRRLPAA encoded by the coding sequence ATGTGGCCAATTGCACAAGCCGGTGACGCGGCACCGCCCGAAGCCCTGCCGCCGACGTACGATGCCGGGGCGGAAATGCAGTATTACGCCTCCGACCTGGGCTGGTGGGGCTTCTGGATGTACGGCTGGGGCAGCTGGGTCTACTGGGCCCTGCTCATCTGGATGCTCGTCTACTGCATCCGGAACGACCCCGAGCGATACATCTGGCTGTGGGTCATCCTGATCTTTCAGCCGCTCGGGGCGATCATCTACTTTTTTGCCCGCTGGCTTCCCAGTACCCGAATGGAACCTCCATCCTTCCTGAGGCAGTGGACCCGTGGCAGCGAGATTCGACGGCTGAAGATTGCCGCCAGTCAGATCGGCAACCCGCATCAGTACATCGAGCTGGCCGAGGCTCTGCAGGAAACCGGCCATACTGAGGAAGCGGGGGCGGCCTACCGCGCTGCCCTCGAGAAGGATGGCAGCAACGTTCAGGCTCTGTGGGGAGCTGCTGGAGTCGACTTCAAGGACGAGAACTTCGCGGCGGCGCGCGAAAAGCTGGAGAAGGTGCTCGCGCAGGATCCCTCCTACAAGTTCGGCGACGTTTCGCTTCTATACGGAAAAACGCTTTACCGACTGGGCGAGCGGGAGGCAGCGCGGCAACAGCTCGAGAAGCACACGAAGCGGTGGCGGCACCCGGAGGGCGTATTTCTGCTTGCCACGATGTGCGCTGATGCCGGCGAGATGAAGCAGGCCCGTGATCACCTGAACGGTCTGATCATGGACATCGAAGCCAGTCCCCGGGCCATTGCCCGCAAGCAGATGTTCTGGAAGGCCCGTGCGAAGAAGCTGCTCCGGCGACTGCCTGCCGCATAA
- the groL gene encoding chaperonin GroEL (60 kDa chaperone family; promotes refolding of misfolded polypeptides especially under stressful conditions; forms two stacked rings of heptamers to form a barrel-shaped 14mer; ends can be capped by GroES; misfolded proteins enter the barrel where they are refolded when GroES binds) has translation MAKQLLFDDRARLKLQRGVKTLADAVAVTMGPTGRNVIIDKSFGNPVVTKDGVTVSKEVELDDPYEHMGAKLVNEVATKTSDLAGDGTTTATVLARSIYNEGLRGITLGANPAVVRRGIEKAVDAAIAHIESMAKPVSEKQEIEHVGTISANNDPEVGKMIADAMEKVGRDGVITVEEGKTSETQLSLTEGMQFDKGYISPYFVTEPSEMKTILEDCYILMHEKKISNLRDFVPLLEKVSQSGKPLLVIAEDVEGEALTALVVNRLRGILQICAVKAPGFGDRRKAMLQDMAVLTGGTCISEDLGLKLESVELSHLGRAKKVEVSKDTCTIIDGAGKSDDIQKRVAQIRRHIEGTDSEYDREKFQERLAKMTGGVAVISVGAATETEMKQTKARMEDALHATRAAVEEGILPGGGVACLRAIEAVNQVKGRGDEKIGIQIVARALEGPIRQIASNCGKDGAVIADEVKELPETQGFNAVTGEYVDMYKAGVIDPAKVVKTALRNAGSIAGLMLTTQVLVTRTDDLEGGEKASVEGAVR, from the coding sequence GTGGCAAAGCAATTGCTGTTTGACGACCGGGCACGGCTGAAGCTGCAGCGGGGCGTGAAGACGCTCGCTGATGCCGTCGCCGTCACCATGGGTCCGACCGGACGCAATGTCATCATCGACAAGAGCTTCGGCAACCCGGTGGTGACCAAGGACGGCGTGACCGTCAGTAAGGAAGTCGAGCTCGACGACCCCTACGAGCACATGGGGGCCAAGCTCGTCAACGAAGTCGCGACCAAGACCAGCGATCTGGCCGGCGATGGCACCACCACTGCCACGGTCCTGGCCCGTTCGATCTACAACGAAGGCCTGCGGGGCATCACGCTGGGAGCCAATCCCGCCGTGGTCCGTCGCGGCATCGAGAAGGCGGTCGACGCCGCCATCGCTCACATCGAATCGATGGCCAAGCCGGTTTCGGAAAAGCAGGAGATCGAGCATGTCGGCACGATCTCGGCGAACAACGATCCGGAAGTCGGCAAGATGATCGCCGATGCGATGGAGAAGGTCGGCCGTGACGGCGTGATCACCGTCGAAGAAGGCAAGACCAGCGAAACGCAGCTCTCGCTGACCGAGGGGATGCAGTTCGACAAGGGGTACATCTCCCCTTACTTCGTGACCGAACCTTCGGAAATGAAGACCATCCTCGAGGACTGCTACATCCTGATGCACGAGAAGAAGATCTCGAATCTTCGCGACTTCGTGCCGCTGCTCGAGAAGGTCTCGCAGTCCGGCAAGCCGCTGCTCGTCATCGCTGAAGATGTCGAAGGCGAAGCCCTCACCGCTCTGGTCGTGAACCGTCTGCGGGGCATCCTGCAGATCTGTGCGGTCAAGGCCCCCGGCTTCGGGGATCGTCGCAAGGCGATGCTGCAGGACATGGCCGTGCTGACCGGCGGGACGTGCATCTCGGAAGACCTCGGCCTCAAGCTGGAGTCGGTCGAGCTCTCGCACCTGGGCCGCGCCAAGAAGGTGGAAGTCTCGAAGGACACCTGCACGATCATCGATGGTGCCGGCAAGTCCGATGACATCCAGAAGCGCGTCGCACAGATCCGTCGCCACATCGAAGGCACGGACAGCGAGTACGATCGTGAGAAGTTCCAGGAACGTCTCGCGAAGATGACCGGCGGTGTGGCCGTCATCTCCGTCGGTGCCGCAACCGAAACCGAAATGAAGCAGACCAAGGCCCGCATGGAGGACGCCCTCCACGCGACCCGTGCTGCCGTCGAAGAAGGCATCCTGCCTGGCGGTGGTGTCGCCTGTCTGCGGGCGATCGAAGCGGTCAACCAGGTCAAGGGCCGCGGCGACGAGAAGATCGGCATTCAGATCGTGGCCCGCGCCCTCGAGGGTCCGATCCGTCAGATCGCCTCGAACTGCGGCAAGGACGGCGCGGTGATCGCCGACGAAGTCAAGGAACTCCCGGAAACCCAGGGCTTCAACGCCGTGACCGGTGAGTACGTTGACATGTACAAGGCGGGCGTTATCGATCCGGCCAAGGTCGTCAAAACGGCCCTGCGGAACGCAGGTTCCATTGCCGGCCTGATGCTCACCACGCAGGTGCTGGTGACCCGGACCGACGATCTCGAAGGTGGCGAAAAGGCCTCCGTCGAAGGAGCGGTACGATAA
- the groL gene encoding chaperonin GroEL (60 kDa chaperone family; promotes refolding of misfolded polypeptides especially under stressful conditions; forms two stacked rings of heptamers to form a barrel-shaped 14mer; ends can be capped by GroES; misfolded proteins enter the barrel where they are refolded when GroES binds), which yields MAKLLSFDEDARKQLLEGVSKLSRAVASTLGPRGRNAVLDKGWGSPKITKDGVTVAEDIELEDKFENCGVQLVKEAASKTGDVAGDGTTTATVLAEAMFREGLKFIAAGADAMSLSRGVQSAVEKVGEELKKLAKPVKDNDRKAIETVATIAGNNDKEIGKTLADALIRVGKDGVITIEEGRGMQTEIELVEGMQFERGYLSPHFVTDEDNQVCELDNCRILIHEEKISNARSLVPLLEQVSKANSPLLIIAEDIDGEALATLVVNKLRGILNVCAVKAPGYGDRRKAMLQDLAILTGGEAIFKDLGEKLENVELKNLGTAKKVRIDADNCTVVQGGGTKAAIEGRANQIRQEIEQTDSDYDREKLQERLAKLAGGVAQINVGAATETEMKERKDLIDDALAATRAAIEEGIVPGGGVALLRCAKALDKTDLTGDEALGVQLVRNVLEMPLRKIAENAGLDGSVVASHVRKNNSKTHGYDALNDKYGDMFEMGVVDPTKVVRSALQNAASVASLLMTTDSIVVEEPAEPEADGHDDHHHDMGGMGGMGGMPGMGGMGMGGMGGMGGMPGMGF from the coding sequence GTGGCAAAGTTACTGAGCTTCGACGAGGACGCCCGCAAGCAGCTGCTGGAGGGTGTATCCAAGCTGTCCCGCGCCGTCGCGAGCACGCTTGGTCCGCGCGGACGCAACGCCGTTCTGGACAAAGGTTGGGGCTCTCCCAAGATCACCAAGGACGGCGTGACGGTCGCAGAGGACATCGAACTGGAAGACAAGTTCGAGAACTGTGGCGTGCAGCTGGTCAAGGAAGCCGCTTCCAAGACCGGTGACGTGGCCGGTGACGGCACGACGACCGCAACCGTGCTGGCCGAAGCGATGTTCCGCGAAGGCCTGAAGTTTATCGCCGCCGGTGCCGACGCCATGTCGCTCAGCCGGGGCGTGCAGTCCGCTGTCGAAAAGGTCGGCGAAGAGCTCAAGAAGCTCGCCAAGCCGGTCAAGGACAATGATCGCAAGGCGATCGAAACCGTCGCGACCATTGCCGGCAACAACGACAAGGAAATCGGCAAGACGCTCGCCGATGCCCTGATTCGCGTCGGCAAGGATGGTGTGATCACCATCGAAGAAGGCCGCGGGATGCAGACCGAGATCGAACTGGTCGAAGGGATGCAGTTCGAGCGGGGCTACCTCTCGCCGCACTTCGTCACCGACGAAGACAATCAGGTCTGCGAGCTGGACAACTGCCGCATCCTCATTCACGAGGAAAAGATCAGCAACGCCCGTTCGCTGGTCCCGCTGCTCGAGCAGGTGTCCAAGGCCAACTCGCCGCTGCTGATCATCGCTGAAGACATTGATGGCGAAGCTCTCGCGACGCTGGTCGTCAACAAGCTTCGTGGCATTCTCAATGTCTGTGCCGTCAAGGCTCCCGGCTACGGCGATCGCCGCAAGGCGATGCTGCAGGACCTGGCGATCCTCACCGGTGGTGAAGCGATCTTCAAGGACCTGGGCGAGAAGCTCGAGAACGTCGAGCTGAAGAACCTCGGCACCGCCAAGAAGGTTCGCATCGACGCCGACAACTGCACCGTGGTGCAGGGTGGCGGAACGAAGGCGGCCATCGAAGGACGTGCCAACCAGATCCGTCAGGAAATCGAGCAGACCGACAGCGATTACGATCGCGAGAAGCTGCAGGAACGTCTGGCGAAGCTGGCCGGTGGCGTGGCTCAGATCAACGTCGGTGCCGCGACCGAAACCGAGATGAAGGAACGCAAGGACCTCATCGACGACGCTCTCGCCGCGACCCGTGCCGCCATCGAAGAGGGAATCGTCCCCGGCGGTGGCGTGGCTCTGCTGCGTTGTGCCAAGGCCCTCGACAAGACCGACCTGACCGGTGACGAGGCTCTCGGAGTGCAGCTGGTCCGCAACGTCCTCGAGATGCCGCTCCGCAAGATCGCCGAAAACGCCGGCCTCGACGGCTCGGTCGTTGCCAGCCACGTGCGGAAGAACAACTCGAAGACGCACGGCTACGACGCTCTGAACGACAAGTACGGCGACATGTTCGAGATGGGCGTGGTCGATCCGACGAAGGTCGTTCGCTCCGCCCTGCAGAACGCCGCCAGCGTTGCTTCGCTGTTGATGACCACCGACTCGATCGTCGTCGAAGAACCGGCCGAGCCGGAAGCCGACGGCCACGACGACCACCACCACGACATGGGTGGCATGGGCGGCATGGGTGGCATGCCCGGCATGGGCGGAATGGGAATGGGTGGCATGGGCGGAATGGGCGGCATGCCCGGCATGGGCTTCTGA
- a CDS encoding DUF1207 domain-containing protein — MLPALRGYALATVLVLSGATAWGQSGLPDLVSAEAFSTSSLPAATNPLPALTDALADNDSLIDPGRGLILNDQDVVTTAVRGQCPDSDCIWGWRLLPGDVLYSSYLASPIAPRMQSGLLYERDKGWLWELEAGARVGIVRWGSPQGAYPEGWQLDVWGAAVPRLNFEHNMDLDAADFRVGVPLTYRRGPWQAKLEIAHLSSHLGDEFLLRNPGFNRLNYLRDTIAVGGGYFVNPDLRLYSELEVAFNNDGGSEPVHFQFGFDYSPICPWGPAPIYGAPFAAVNVQLREEVDFGGGVNIVAGWQFRSPETGHLFRAGLQYYNGKSYQFSFFDEHEQLFGFAIWYDF; from the coding sequence ATGTTGCCCGCTTTACGCGGCTACGCACTGGCAACCGTTCTCGTGCTGAGTGGCGCGACGGCGTGGGGGCAGTCCGGCCTTCCGGACCTGGTTTCTGCTGAGGCGTTCTCAACTTCCTCGCTCCCGGCAGCAACCAACCCGCTCCCGGCACTGACAGATGCACTTGCCGACAACGATTCCCTGATCGATCCCGGCAGGGGCCTGATCCTCAACGACCAGGACGTCGTCACGACTGCTGTCCGAGGGCAGTGCCCCGATTCCGACTGCATCTGGGGTTGGCGACTGCTCCCCGGAGATGTCCTGTACAGCTCCTATCTGGCCAGCCCGATTGCCCCGCGCATGCAGAGCGGACTGCTCTACGAGCGTGACAAGGGATGGCTCTGGGAACTCGAAGCAGGTGCCCGCGTCGGCATCGTCCGCTGGGGTTCGCCGCAGGGAGCCTATCCCGAAGGATGGCAACTGGACGTCTGGGGAGCCGCGGTTCCCCGTTTGAACTTCGAACACAACATGGATCTCGACGCGGCCGACTTTCGCGTCGGTGTACCGCTGACCTATCGCCGCGGTCCCTGGCAGGCGAAGCTCGAGATCGCGCACCTCAGTTCACACCTTGGTGACGAGTTCCTGCTGCGGAATCCCGGCTTCAACCGGTTGAACTACCTGCGGGACACCATCGCCGTGGGGGGCGGCTACTTCGTCAATCCTGACCTGCGGCTGTACAGCGAACTGGAAGTCGCTTTCAACAACGACGGCGGGTCCGAACCGGTCCACTTTCAGTTCGGGTTCGACTACAGCCCGATCTGCCCGTGGGGGCCGGCACCGATCTACGGAGCCCCCTTCGCAGCCGTGAATGTGCAGTTGCGGGAAGAGGTGGACTTTGGCGGAGGCGTCAACATTGTCGCCGGCTGGCAGTTCCGCAGCCCCGAGACGGGACACCTCTTTCGCGCCGGCCTGCAGTACTACAACGGCAAGTCGTACCAGTTCTCGTTCTTTGACGAGCACGAGCAGTTGTTCGGCTTCGCGATCTGGTACGACTTCTGA
- a CDS encoding outer membrane protein assembly factor BamB family protein: MGIGLLAIVTPGSAGDWPQILGPNRDGRAADDEVVSTDWEAAGPPVVWEKQVGSGYAGVAVKQGQAILFHRVGDEERVAALDAGTGQTLWSDGQPSDFRPQVGGENGPLCVPVIAGTRVITFGAQGILSCHDVKSGKLLWRRDTHEDFGAREGYFGAGSTPLVEENRVVVNVGGFRSGAGIVAFDLQSGQTLWQATDEQGSYSAPVATTVDGKRLVIAVTRLKCVGLDPASGEIRFETRFGQRGPTVNAASPVLLGDRMFLTASYGIGARWMRVRASSLEELWESDQILSSQYTTCVEHEGVLFGVDGRQDLPPANLVCIDPARQKVLWSVPDFGYATLILADGKLVIVKTDGELVVADASSKEFKPLGRARVLTGTARALPALANGRLYVRNDETLRCLQIGSSAAAN; the protein is encoded by the coding sequence GTGGGGATCGGACTTCTGGCCATTGTCACACCGGGGTCGGCAGGGGACTGGCCGCAGATTCTCGGCCCGAACCGGGACGGCCGGGCGGCTGACGACGAAGTCGTCTCCACCGACTGGGAAGCGGCGGGCCCCCCCGTGGTCTGGGAGAAGCAGGTCGGCAGCGGCTATGCCGGCGTGGCGGTGAAACAGGGGCAGGCAATCCTGTTCCACCGTGTCGGCGACGAAGAACGGGTCGCGGCACTTGATGCCGGAACCGGTCAGACACTTTGGTCCGATGGTCAGCCGAGTGATTTTCGGCCCCAGGTCGGCGGCGAAAACGGACCGCTCTGCGTCCCGGTCATCGCAGGAACCCGCGTCATCACCTTCGGTGCTCAGGGGATCCTTTCCTGTCACGACGTGAAGAGTGGCAAACTCCTCTGGCGGCGGGACACACACGAAGACTTCGGTGCCCGCGAAGGGTACTTCGGTGCCGGTAGCACGCCGCTCGTCGAGGAAAACCGGGTCGTCGTCAATGTGGGCGGATTTCGCAGCGGTGCCGGAATCGTCGCGTTCGATCTCCAGTCGGGGCAGACGCTCTGGCAGGCGACCGACGAGCAGGGGAGCTACTCTGCACCTGTCGCGACGACCGTCGATGGCAAACGACTGGTCATTGCTGTCACGCGGCTCAAGTGCGTCGGTCTCGATCCTGCGAGTGGCGAGATCCGGTTCGAAACGCGGTTCGGGCAGCGTGGGCCGACTGTGAATGCCGCTTCGCCAGTCCTGCTTGGCGATCGGATGTTTCTGACGGCCAGCTACGGCATTGGAGCCCGCTGGATGCGCGTCCGCGCGAGTTCCCTCGAGGAACTCTGGGAGAGCGACCAGATCCTTTCGAGTCAGTACACAACGTGTGTCGAGCACGAGGGAGTGCTGTTCGGCGTCGATGGCCGTCAGGACCTGCCGCCTGCCAATCTGGTCTGTATTGATCCTGCGCGACAGAAGGTGCTCTGGAGCGTTCCCGATTTCGGCTATGCGACGCTGATTCTGGCTGACGGCAAACTCGTCATCGTGAAGACGGACGGTGAGCTCGTCGTCGCGGACGCGAGTTCGAAAGAATTCAAGCCTCTCGGCCGGGCGCGCGTGTTGACGGGCACCGCCCGGGCCTTGCCGGCGCTGGCGAACGGACGCCTGTACGTGCGGAATGACGAGACGTTGCGCTGTCTGCAGATTGGCAGCTCCGCCGCCGCAAACTGA
- the grpE gene encoding nucleotide exchange factor GrpE, with product MSKEREQPNPGDAEELKLPEDAVNPNESSANAPAGDASESMSLEEQLQATRAERDENFNKFLRAQAELDNYRKRTQRDRDEERRFASLPVTRDLLPAMDNLQRAIDAAAQTQNVDELTSGVQMVLRQIEEVLSRFGVTPITAVGEPFDPNLHEAVQQIPTSDHPPMTVIQELERGYTLHDRVVRPSKVIVSAELPAAADQADTESTDES from the coding sequence ATGAGCAAAGAGCGAGAACAACCGAACCCCGGCGATGCCGAAGAACTGAAGCTGCCGGAGGACGCAGTGAACCCGAATGAGTCTTCGGCGAATGCACCGGCCGGCGATGCCTCGGAAAGCATGTCCCTGGAAGAACAGCTGCAGGCGACCCGGGCCGAGCGGGACGAGAACTTCAACAAGTTCCTGCGCGCGCAGGCGGAGTTGGACAACTACCGCAAGCGGACGCAGCGGGACCGGGACGAGGAACGGCGGTTCGCCAGCCTGCCGGTGACCCGCGATCTGCTTCCCGCCATGGATAATCTGCAGCGGGCCATTGATGCCGCCGCGCAAACCCAGAATGTCGACGAACTGACGTCCGGCGTGCAGATGGTGCTCAGGCAGATCGAAGAGGTGCTCAGCCGGTTCGGTGTCACGCCGATCACGGCTGTGGGGGAACCGTTCGATCCGAACCTGCACGAGGCCGTTCAGCAGATCCCGACCAGCGACCATCCCCCGATGACCGTCATTCAGGAACTCGAGCGCGGCTACACGCTGCATGACCGCGTCGTGCGTCCTTCGAAGGTCATCGTCTCCGCCGAGTTGCCCGCCGCGGCCGACCAGGCAGACACCGAATCCACCGACGAGTCTTGA
- the dnaJ gene encoding molecular chaperone DnaJ, with protein MAAQRDYYEVLGVSRSATVVEIKKAYKKLALQYHPDRNPGDEEAVERFKEAAAAYEVLSDEEKRSRYDRFGHAGVSGPGRSAGAGGFHDVEDIFDAFGDLFEGFGFFGGRGRGGAGGARRGASLQTEVRVDLRTAATGCEREIQINRKKTCSHCGGNGAEPGTTPETCDYCGGHGQVVQAQGFFRVQTTCPACRGTGKIVRHKCNECFGSGREDEEVSLNIKIPGGIDNGMQLCLRGEGEVGQNGGPRGDLYVNVIVEEHPIFHREGTHLMCEIPITYTQAVLGSELEIPLLKGTEMLTIPPGTQPGESFRLRGKGMPDPRGGRTGDLHVAVKLDVPRKLDEEHEELLRKLAELEKARVTPHQKTWFEKLREFITGDEAE; from the coding sequence ATGGCCGCACAGCGTGATTACTACGAAGTCCTCGGCGTGAGCCGCTCGGCCACGGTCGTGGAAATCAAGAAGGCATACAAGAAGCTCGCGCTGCAGTACCATCCGGACCGCAATCCCGGCGACGAAGAGGCCGTCGAGCGGTTCAAGGAGGCAGCTGCCGCTTACGAGGTTCTCAGCGACGAAGAAAAGCGTTCGCGCTATGACCGCTTCGGACATGCCGGCGTCTCCGGCCCCGGACGGTCGGCCGGAGCGGGCGGATTCCACGACGTCGAAGACATCTTCGACGCCTTCGGCGACCTGTTCGAAGGCTTCGGATTCTTTGGCGGACGGGGCCGCGGCGGCGCCGGTGGAGCCCGACGCGGCGCCAGCCTGCAGACCGAGGTCCGCGTCGATCTTCGCACCGCGGCGACCGGATGCGAACGCGAGATTCAGATCAATCGGAAGAAGACCTGCAGCCACTGCGGTGGCAATGGGGCCGAGCCCGGCACCACGCCGGAAACCTGTGACTACTGCGGTGGTCATGGCCAGGTGGTGCAGGCCCAGGGATTCTTCCGCGTGCAGACGACCTGCCCCGCCTGTCGCGGCACGGGCAAGATCGTCCGCCACAAATGCAACGAGTGCTTCGGCTCCGGACGCGAAGACGAAGAGGTCTCGCTCAACATCAAGATTCCCGGCGGCATCGACAACGGCATGCAGCTGTGCCTGCGGGGTGAGGGAGAGGTCGGCCAGAATGGCGGACCACGCGGCGATCTGTACGTCAACGTGATCGTCGAAGAGCACCCGATTTTCCATCGGGAAGGGACGCACCTGATGTGCGAAATCCCGATCACCTACACACAGGCAGTGCTCGGCAGCGAACTCGAGATCCCGCTCCTCAAGGGGACCGAAATGCTGACCATTCCTCCCGGCACCCAGCCGGGCGAGTCATTCCGCCTGAGGGGCAAGGGGATGCCCGATCCCCGCGGAGGACGAACCGGCGACCTCCATGTGGCGGTCAAACTCGACGTCCCCCGCAAGCTGGACGAAGAGCACGAAGAACTTCTTCGCAAGCTGGCCGAACTCGAGAAGGCCCGCGTCACACCACACCAGAAGACCTGGTTCGAGAAACTGCGCGAATTCATCACCGGTGACGAGGCAGAGTGA
- the groES gene encoding co-chaperone GroES, translated as MTLNPLDDRVVVEPVEAEETTAGGIVLPDAAKEKPQRGKVVAVGPGRLLESGERCPVSVGEGDEVLFGKYGGTEIEVDGSELKILRESDILAKIVG; from the coding sequence ATGACCCTCAACCCTCTTGATGATCGCGTTGTTGTCGAGCCCGTCGAAGCCGAAGAAACCACCGCGGGCGGTATCGTCCTTCCCGATGCGGCCAAGGAGAAGCCGCAGCGGGGCAAAGTCGTCGCCGTTGGCCCGGGCCGGCTGCTCGAGAGTGGCGAGCGTTGCCCGGTTTCCGTCGGCGAAGGTGACGAAGTTCTGTTCGGCAAGTACGGCGGAACCGAAATCGAAGTCGATGGTTCCGAGCTGAAGATTCTCCGCGAAAGCGACATTCTGGCCAAGATCGTCGGCTGA
- a CDS encoding DNA gyrase inhibitor YacG: MISARTCPICDAELAPEAAGESPTFPFCSARCKQIDLLRWCNGDYAIVERLTPEKLAEQAGDDESRYDE, encoded by the coding sequence ATGATCAGCGCACGTACCTGCCCCATCTGTGATGCCGAGTTGGCTCCCGAAGCGGCCGGCGAGTCGCCAACCTTCCCGTTCTGCAGTGCCCGCTGCAAGCAGATCGACCTGCTGCGGTGGTGCAACGGCGACTACGCCATCGTCGAGCGGCTCACCCCCGAAAAGCTGGCCGAGCAGGCCGGCGACGACGAGTCACGCTACGACGAATAG
- a CDS encoding alpha/beta fold hydrolase produces MNRNLLAEEYPFESHSLDLDGVRYHYVDEGSGEPLLLVHGNPTWSFAWRHLIRDLSRDYRVIAVDHVGCGLSDKPADYPYLLRQHVSNLKQLVETLDLKGISLFGHDWGGCIGMGMAGEMPDRIRRIVLMNTAAFRSQRIPLRIAVCRIPVLGALGVRGLNLFSRAALTMAVSHRDRMTPAVRAGYLAPYDTWAHRIAVHRFVQDIPLSPGHPSYDTLVGIESRLERLQERPMLLIWGERDWCFTTEFLAEWQQRFPDAEVMRIPEAGHYVFEDAREQMLPRIRQFLET; encoded by the coding sequence ATGAACCGGAACCTGCTGGCAGAAGAATACCCGTTCGAATCGCACTCTCTCGACCTGGATGGCGTGCGCTATCACTACGTGGACGAAGGATCAGGAGAGCCGCTGCTGCTGGTCCACGGCAACCCGACGTGGAGCTTTGCCTGGCGCCACCTGATCCGTGACCTGTCGCGCGACTACCGGGTCATTGCCGTCGACCATGTTGGCTGCGGACTGTCAGACAAGCCGGCCGACTACCCCTACCTGCTTCGACAGCACGTCTCGAACCTGAAGCAGCTGGTCGAGACCCTGGATCTCAAGGGGATCAGCCTGTTCGGCCACGACTGGGGAGGCTGCATCGGCATGGGCATGGCGGGTGAGATGCCCGACCGCATCCGCCGCATCGTGCTCATGAACACCGCCGCCTTCCGGTCGCAACGAATCCCCCTGCGGATCGCGGTCTGCCGCATCCCCGTTCTTGGAGCACTGGGTGTCCGGGGACTGAATCTGTTCTCCCGGGCCGCGCTGACGATGGCGGTCTCGCACCGCGACCGGATGACGCCTGCCGTACGGGCCGGCTATCTGGCTCCGTATGACACCTGGGCCCATCGGATTGCCGTTCACCGATTTGTGCAGGACATCCCGCTTTCGCCGGGGCATCCCAGCTACGACACGCTGGTGGGAATCGAGAGCCGGTTGGAGCGGCTGCAGGAGCGTCCGATGCTGCTGATCTGGGGGGAGCGGGACTGGTGCTTCACCACCGAGTTCCTTGCAGAGTGGCAGCAGCGGTTTCCCGACGCCGAGGTCATGCGGATTCCGGAAGCCGGGCACTACGTGTTCGAAGACGCCCGCGAACAGATGCTTCCGCGGATCCGGCAGTTCCTTGAGACCTGA
- a CDS encoding FmdB family zinc ribbon protein: MPTYDYQCKKCDHTWELFQSITANPVRKCPECGKLSARRVIGPGAGIIFKGSGFYQTDYRSDSYKKAAAADSKASSGSDSSSSSKSESKAASSD; encoded by the coding sequence ATGCCGACCTACGACTATCAATGCAAGAAGTGTGACCACACCTGGGAACTGTTCCAGTCCATCACGGCCAATCCGGTCCGCAAATGCCCGGAATGCGGCAAGCTGTCGGCCAGGAGGGTGATCGGCCCCGGCGCCGGGATCATCTTCAAGGGATCCGGCTTCTACCAGACCGACTACCGTAGCGACTCGTACAAGAAGGCAGCCGCCGCCGACAGCAAGGCATCCAGCGGTTCCGACAGCTCGAGCTCGTCGAAATCGGAATCGAAGGCGGCCAGCAGCGACTGA